The genomic interval AAGAAATGGAATGATGATGGGTTTTCTCACCTGTCTGGACCACTCCAGGATGAAGGAGGCACCCAAGGGCCCCTGAACACTCCCATTCTACCttttgtacagtccctgacaaaagtcttgtcgcttatctattttgtagaaacacctgctattaacctgacttttaattaatcagttggtgtaagaaatagctcatatgaaaagctaaaaccctccaaatgatgttcaatgcactgaaataaattagtttcactgaaaaaagatttattatttaaacaagacagaaaggtcaaattttggcaagacaaaagttttgtcacctatacagaaattgaacaaatttactgcaaatactaaaatatgtcagcaaattaaatagtggtgctgtgagattctaatttaatatcttgtatgacttccataagcttgaaggactggacccatgcggtttggcaaggatccagaccatgtgttgatgaagtcatcaggaatagctaggaaagcagtcttgctgcctcccagagttcatcagtagtctttggtttggtcttccatgcttcctctttcatcctaccccacaaatgctccatgatgttcatgtctggtgactgggccggccaatcctggaccatctggatcttcttcgccttgaggaactttgaagtggagatggaagtatgcgatggagagcaccatcctgctgcagaatttggctcttttatggttggatataagaggtagctaagatgtttggtatttgagactattgatgttgccttccaccctgcagatcctcgccacaccccatactggaggaaccccagaccatgatttttccgccaccaaacttcactgttttctgggtgaatcttggatccatgcggggctccagtaggtctctgCAATATTGCGGAAACTTTGGTGTAATTCAAccgaagattcatctgaaaaatcctttcttccacttctccagcgtccatcttTTAGCAggtgtgggccttggcaaatgccacacggtttttcaactgtcttttgtttagtgctggcttctgggcactgattcgaccatggaggccatttcgaaacagaatccgacaaactgttctggttgacacagggacttcaggggaccaggtcttgtggagctctgctgcagtggaaaatgggctggccttggatttcgagctaacaaacggtcctctcgagccgTTGTttggggtctgcctgacctggcttgtcaaaaacgtctcccagtgtcttcaaatgttttttaatcctctgtattGACGCGGAGACACATtggaaggtgtctgccacatcagcagtggtcttgtcttcagcctcttgataatccaaactttagtctcagggtgaatttAGGCCTTTGCAGAGgttagttgcagttgatgtgaaggtctagtgtactggggggGTTTTTTagacacacctgagacctgattggtCCATTATTAGCccggtgaagctcatatgacaaggcaaacaacacttatgtctttgcaaaaattgactcaatgggctttaccaagctgtgaatattagaatactttttgaaagtttctttttgcactgaaacattattacaaaagctgttaggattaaaatgagccatttcttgtaaataaatcttgattagaaatgtatttcagcggcacttcaggtcaatttgtacacaagcgacaagacttttgtcagggactgtacaccTGGTCCAGGCCAACCCGATAAAGGGTTGGTTCGGCGAAGGCCGGAGGCGCTTGGAAGGTGAGGCACAGCACTTTGAGGCAGTGTTGTTGCCTGCCAGGCGTTATCACAGGCAGGAAGCGCAGGCTGTAGTTGTGGGGAAGGAGCGGAGGTTTGAAATCTTTGACCATGTCGTCCACGTGCAGGCGGGTCCGGTCCTCCTTCTTATGGTTGAAGAACAAACTGCAGACCACTCCGTTGTCCTGCACTCCGACCAGCAGACTCCCTCCCCCGATGTTAAGGAAGGCACAGCCATACTTCAAGACCTGTTTGCTGAAAATCTTCGCCATGTAACTTCCTGGAGGAAGTTGAAGAAACCNNNNNNNNNNACACTTGTAAGCTTTCAGGTTTGTAGGAGAGCGATTCAGCCATGGCAACACACCAGGACTCTGCAGGGCTCCTGCACACggcctgcgtggcgtgagcgtgtcagcaGCGTGGCGTGTCAGCAGCGTGGTGTGAGCGTGTCAGCAGCGTGGCGTGTCAGCAGCGTGGTGTGAGCGTGTCAGCAGCGTGGCTGTCAGCAGCGTGGTGTGAGGCGTAGTCAGCAGCGTGGCTGTCAGCAGCGTGGTGTGAGCGTGTCAGCAGCGTGGCGTGTCGCAGCGTGGTGGAGCGTGTCAGCAGCGTGGGTGTCGCTGTGTGTGAGCGTGTCAGCAGCGGGAGGTGTCAGCAGCGTGGTTGTGAGCGTGTCAGCAGCGGAGCGTGTTCACAGCAGCGTGGCGGTGTCAGCGGGCGTGTCAGGCAGCGTGAGGTTCCGTTTCTACGTCCCTCCTGTTACAAGCGTGGAGtatggagttagattcctgccaaaaggttgtacacaaaaaatgtgtttcacacaataaaagttgtttgtacataaaaaaatgtgttgcacacaaataaaagttgttttgcaaactgtcttcaaacgttacacacaataaaacttgtttacaaactgtccccaaacgttGCACCAAAATATCATTATAAATTGTCCCCGTACAAAACGGTCTCTGCTCGCTCAAAACAGCCTCTCCCTCGAGTACGAAACAATTCCACACCCCTCTGTggcaaatttctgccaaaagtcaCATGATACATTAGGAGTAGTTTGATTTTGACAGCAGGGAGCGCTTCttcacagctaacaccatgagCACCCACAGGGAAGTTTCCAAACTTTCACGGTGAATATTATATCTGACCCTCTGGTTAGCTTCTCCCTTTATTGTGTGTAATTTTAATAGATAGAACCAGAGTGGATACCAAGATAAAGGCATTGTTAACAGATCATAATTCGggtttatgttgttgtttttaacaaaaaaaataactgtctaTTGTATAGGCACTTGAGAGCCTAACACAATATTTGATTGAAAATAACATGGTCCCTTCCGTGGACATAGCGGTGCCTTTactgaaattgtaaatgctctatctgcatagtttGGCATAGTCAGATATTATATTTCCGTGAAAGTTTGGAAACTCCCCTGTGGGGTGctcatggtgttagctgtgaaatgCCGTCTGTTCTTCCCAGCCAAACCGGGCGTTTCAATTGTTTGAGAGCGCCCCTGCTGTCACAAAGTCAGAACTACTCCCCAATGTATCATGTGcttttggcagaaatttgccACAGAGGTGTGAATTGTTTCGTACTCGAGGAGAGGCTGTTTTGAGCGAGCAGAGACCGTTTTGTACTCGGGGACAATTTaaaatgatattttgagtgcaacgttggggacagtttgtaaaacaagttttatgtgtgtgtaacgtttgaagacagtttcaaaacaacttttatttgtgtgcaacacattttttatgtacaaacaacttttatttgtgtgaaacacattttttttgtgtacaaccttttggcaggaatctaactccataGTGGAGTTTGCACGCTGCCTGAGTGCCACGCACGTCTCAGGAGCTAGAAACAGGACGACGCCTATTGTCATTTGTATGTACAGAAAGTTAATGAACAAATTTGCCAAATTGCTAAATATTGGAATGTATTTGCTGCCTGGATTATAATCtgggaaacttttttttctttctttgctgaGTGAACAAGCAACAAAAGCATTTTGGTTGAGTTTTAGTTGAAAATGAATATAGAAATTAGGGATCGACcaatgtggatttttttttaacgccGACACCGATTGATCGATACTGGCTGCCGATTTTCTTGAGCCAACATTTGTTACCGATGCCGCTTTTGCTCCCTTAATttacttaaaaatgtaaaccctgccacactggat from Etheostoma spectabile isolate EspeVRDwgs_2016 unplaced genomic scaffold, UIUC_Espe_1.0 scaffold340, whole genome shotgun sequence carries:
- the LOC116686247 gene encoding schlafen-like protein 1 is translated as MCAAITHHGIIHHHTTLGPYNTTHLIPFLDTLHNTLIPPDQHIPRVSEQDISSCQWLLTGANIGNEMRSIEFKLGRGSYMAKIFSKQVLKYGCAFLNIGGGSLLVGVQDNGVVCSLFFNHKKEDRTRLHVDDMVKDFKPPLLPHNYSLRFLPVITPGRQQHCLKVLCLTFQAPPAFAEPTLYRVGLDQVYSP